A section of the Naumovozyma dairenensis CBS 421 chromosome 5, complete genome genome encodes:
- the RPB8 gene encoding DNA-directed RNA polymerase core subunit RPB8 (similar to Saccharomyces cerevisiae RPB8 (YOR224C); ancestral locus Anc_8.646), whose amino-acid sequence MSNTLFDDIFTVTEVDAGRYNKVCRIEASSTTQEQCKLALDINTELFPVQNQDQLTITIASSLSIDNDDESSKNNKNSAATRSWRPPQPGDRSLADDYDYVMYGTAYKFEEVSNDIIAVYYSFGGLLMRLEGNYRNLNTLKQENAYLLIRR is encoded by the coding sequence ATGTCTAACActttatttgatgatatatttacaGTTACAGAAGTCGATGCAGGTCGTTATAACAAAGTCTGTCGTATTGAAGCATCTTCCACTACCCAAGAACAATGTAAATTAGCATTGGACATAAATACTGAATTATTCCCTGTTCAAAATCAAGACCAACTGACTATTACAATCGCTTCTTCTTTGAGTAtcgataatgatgatgaatcctctaaaaataataaaaattcagCAGCTACAAGAAGTTGGAGACCTCCACAACCTGGTGACAGATCACTTGCAGACGATTATGATTATGTTATGTATGGTACCGCGTacaaatttgaagaagtaAGTAATGATATTATCGCTGTCTATTATTCATTCGGTGGTCTATTAATGAGATTAGAAGGTAATTATAGAAATTTGAATACTttaaaacaagaaaatgcATACCTTTTAATCCGTCGCTGA
- the HER1 gene encoding Her1p (similar to Saccharomyces cerevisiae YOR227W and GIP3 (YPL137C); ancestral locus Anc_8.648), with translation MSLSPKDRLPSTPTKDKISKHTKIAKSDIPADIDVPLDWLYKGKRKTKAKTQQLSSPKVSRTNTNRSSSNSNINKPTNNENSRSLSNSSNKLSRTQSITNGMIAKPNLNVTTNSINSSNDTGKDTSMLDKNASPFGTARRQRSSSIAVSSIPIRTPNKQPNSNKASSPQSSLLSPSSSSNQRNSTPSSTLSSPLKRSVSLSEKPPKKSLLGSIFGRKHSQSKSNKMNSLEPSSPQSPNRNNRSHSSSSADTNNNNNTINELQPVTMDKFNEQIMLNDLKEMSLKRVRFAVDKFNDDPPQQLPSRKPKLGNILIPEDMVAEIPSISVGITISDNSNSGGKPPLSANKSSVYTKDSKEYKLAVANFLKTQKEAMKHQQEAHRLAEELAHEVNHYRPRSSSLSAVSKVAAKTLTGQLLKEPNKNNNNNNYNNNYVDECKEDVDTNVDIKASSLSIDKPIHLNEHPFDSKEESKTQDSSQKENTKTQSSEITLDLVYTRCCHLREILPIPSTLRQVKGKTAPLQTLKFLNPRPTLIDILSFCDFISIIPIHNIIFDNVLLTSDMLRIILSSLVDSITLEKLGLRNVIIDEEDWKFFCKFLLDNKSVTKLDISQTKLRSDMDESLSRENMDWPLFCQVLRVRKGEPLEELLLNGVKFNRVPLGQFYDILHVFGKMNRSSTSLRLGLATSDISVGCLKVVFDWMSKYNVQGVDLAFNNLDQLVPIMVDKLSDLTFKNLQYFTLNSTNISSIDEMASMLERLSLLPNLKFLDLSNLPQLFPGLVPYLHKYLPRFLHLKRIHFDNNDLTYKEIAMLCNILIKCKNISHVSLLSQNPVLPEKDTIITTNKAEESLLMDTAIREEEKKEPDTGKAKVLFSRYTLWATLYGLVKDSPNLVSLDIDYDKMPEEMRSRIVLGLMRNMQSVMDSNFTLDEKLLQDNLLFDGSLLSESAESLLKRLNSNSVIDVVDPTKKYLLTKYLEKLETLHLNVQNTIDSMFEKRKSGELPLEEKENLLRLLLLEKNLSNILELFSKIPSLSTVFASTSPSLNTTAQPTNATSITAEESPLQSRPILKHMDSGKLLQAAIVPPPENGNDNDVQTRPHLIATESGRIIDTLTGKAILHKSLSNTSLYSKKQEEEEGELHKWGYFIQQQYQPQQSASSSEQSNYEEGSASPLSPSDVNDQEQVKIEPLNILPKIPSGSQLREAIIQAKGINSIDDLIRNVSKNRVEVRNVYDDVVPISSHATEHHPRTVAGANITVDNDEDVIEKYDELLNNLSTVRASKV, from the coding sequence ATGTCATTATCCCCGAAAGATCGATTACCTTCAACTCCTACTAAGGATAAAATTTCCAAGCATACGAAAATTGCAAAATCAGACATCCCTGCTGATATAGATGTACCTTTAGATTGGCTTTATAAAggtaaaagaaaaactaaAGCAAAGACACAACAATTGAGCTCTCCAAAGGTTTCAAGGACAAATACAAACCgttcatcatctaatagtaatatcaataaaccaactaataatgaaaactCAAGGTCTTTGTCAAACTCATCGAATAAGTTGAGTAGAACACAATCGATAACAAATGGAATGATTGCAAAACCAAATTTAAACGTGACTACAAACAGCATCAATTCAAGTAATGATACTGGGAAAGATACGTCGATGTTAGATAAAAATGCTTCTCCATTTGGAACAGCTAGGAGACAAAGATCATCTTCTATAGCTGTTTCTTCCATTCCAATCCGTACACCAAACAAACaaccaaattcaaataaggCTTCATCTCCACAGTCTTCTCTTTTATCTCCATCCTCCAGCTCCAATCAGCGAAACTCTACTCCATCCTCTACTTTGTCTTCTCCATTAAAAAGAAGTGTATCATTAAGTGAAAAACCACCAAAGAAATCTTTATTGGGTTCAATCTTTGGAAGAAAGCATTCtcaatcaaaatcaaataaaatgaattcTTTAGAACCATCATCCCCCCAATCACCAAATAGAAATAATCGTTCACACTCTTCTTCCTCGGCTGataccaataataacaacaatactaTCAATGAGTTGCAACCAGTTACAATGgataaattcaatgaacAAATAATGTTAAATGATCTGAAGGAAATGTCTTTAAAAAGAGTGAGATTTGCTGTAGacaaatttaatgatgatcCTCCACAGCAACTTCCTTCAAGAAAACCAAAACTTGGAAATATACTGATTCCAGAAGATATGGTGGCTGAAATACCATCCATATCAGTGGGAATAACAATTTCAGATAATAGTAACAGTGGTGGTAAACCTCCCTTATCCGCAAATAAATCTTCGGTATACACAAAAGATtctaaagaatataaattaGCAGTAGctaatttcttgaaaacTCAAAAGGAAGCCATGAAACATCAACAAGAAGCTCACAGATTAGCAGAAGAATTGGCTCATGAAGTCAACCACTATAGACCTAGATCATCTTCGTTATCTGCAGTTTCGAAAGTTGCGGCAAAGACATTAACTGGACAACTTCTTAAGGAAcctaataaaaataataataataataattataataataactacGTAGATGAATGTAAGGAGGATGTTGATACCAATGTTGACATTAAAGCATCTAGCCTTTCCATTGATAAACCAATACATTTGAATGAGCACCCCTTTGACTCAAAGGAAGAGTCTAAAACCCAAGATTCTAgccaaaaagaaaatacaaAGACACAATCCAGCGAAATTACATTAGATTTGGTATATACGAGATGTTGTCATCTAAGAGAGATTTTACCCATTCCATCCACATTGAGACAAGTTAAAGGTAAGACAGCACCATTACAAACtttaaaatttttgaatCCAAGACCAACATTAATTGATATCTTATCGTTCTGTGATTTTATCTCCATTATACCAATccataatataatatttgataatgttTTACTTACGTCGGATATgttaagaataatattatcatctttagtTGATTCAATAACTTTAGAAAAATTGGGTTTGAGAAACGTAATAATAGATGAAGAGgattggaaatttttttgCAAATTTCTACtagataataaatctgTGACTAAATTGGATATATCACAAACAAAACTACGCTCTGATATGGATGAATCACTTTCACGTGAAAATATGGATTGGCCACTATTTTGTCAAGTTCTAAGAGTTAGGAAAGGTGAAccattagaagaattattacTGAATGGTGTGAAATTTAACAGGGTACCTTTAGGTCAATTTTATGATATATTACATGTATTTGGTAAGATGAATAGATCTTCTACCTCACTACGGCTAGGTTTAGCCACGTCAGATATCTCTGTCGGCTGCTTGAAAGTGGTATTCGATTGGATGTCTAAGTATAATGTTCAAGGGGTAGATTTAGCCTTTAATAATCTAGATCAACTTGTACCGATAATGgttgataaattatctGACTtaactttcaaaaatttacaaTATTTTACTTTAAATAGCACAAATATTTCCTCCATTGATGAAATGGCATCCATGTTAGAACGATTATCATTGTTaccaaatttaaaattcTTAGATTTAAGTAATTTACCACAACTGTTCCCCGGTTTAGTACCATATTTGCATAAATATCTACCAAGGTTCCtacatttgaaaagaattcattttgataataatgatttaacGTATAAAGAAATTGCAATGCTTTGTAACATTTTGATCAAATgtaaaaatatttcccaTGTATCTTTACTTTCTCAAAATCCTGTACTACCAGAAAAGGATACAATTATAACAACAAATAAAGCAGAAGAGTCTTTACTTATGGATACAGCTATtagagaagaagagaaaaaagaaCCAGATACTGGTAAGGCTAAAGTTTTATTCAGCAGGTATACCCTATGGGCAACTTTGTATGGGTTAGTGAAAGATTCTCCAAATTTGGTAAGTTTGGATATTGATTATGATAAGATGCCTGAAGAGATGAGATCAAGAATTGTATTAGGGTTAATGCGTAACATGCAAAGTGTTATGGATTCCAATTTCACTTTAGATGAAAAACTATTGCAGGATAATCTGTTGTTTGATGGAAGTTTACTTAGTGAAAGCGCTGAAAGTTTATTAAAAAGGTTGAATAGTAACTCTGTCATTGACGTTGTCGATCCAACCAAGAAATACTTACTGACTAAATATCTTGAGAAATTAGAGACGTTACATTTAAATGTCCAGAATACTATTGATTCGATGtttgaaaagagaaaatcAGGGGAGTTACCATTAgaggaaaaggaaaatttattgagattgttgttattggaGAAGAACTTATCAAACATTCTTGAATTATTCTCTAAAATCCCAAGTCTTTCAACTGTCTTCGCATCTACCAGTCCAAGTCTTAATACAACAGCACAACCGACAAATGCAACAAGTATCACAGCAGAGGAATCTCCATTACAAAGTCGCccaattttgaaacataTGGACTCTGGGAAACTATTACAAGCAGCAATTGTGCCACCACCGGAAAatggtaatgataatgatgttCAAACCAGACCACATTTGATCGCTACAGAGAGTGGTAGAATTATTGATACATTAACAGGTAAAGCCATTTTACACAAAAGTTTATCAAATACTTCACTTTATAGTAAGAAacaagaggaagaagaaggtgaatTACATAAGTGGGGGTATTTtattcaacaacaataccAGCCGCAGCAAAGTGCCTCTTCATCAGAACAAAGTAATTATGAAGAAGGTTCTGCTTCTCCATTATCTCCATCCGATGTGAACGATCAAGAACAAGTGAAAATTGAAcctttaaatattttaccCAAGATTCCTAGTGGGTCCCAGCTTAGAGAAGCAATTATTCAAGCTAAAGGTATAAACTCCATTGATGATTTGATTCGAAATGTAAGTAAGAACAGAGTTGAAGTTAGAAATGtatatgatgatgttgtTCCAATAAGCTCTCACGCAACAGAACACCATCCTCGAACTGTAGCTGGAGCAAACATCACTGTGGATAACGACGAAGatgttattgaaaaatatgatgaGCTTCTTAATAATCTATCCACAGTTCGTGCCAGTAAAGTGTGA
- the ODC2 gene encoding mitochondrial 2-oxodicarboxylate carrier (similar to Saccharomyces cerevisiae ODC2 (YOR222W) and ODC1 (YPL134C); ancestral locus Anc_8.644), giving the protein MSNQPEKPLAFRYQFMAGAIAGISELTVMYPLDVVKTRMQLQISPPIMAAAAAGTSSSSTIPLSSSSKAAASTISENYTGVIDCLSKIVKKEGFSRLYKGISSPMLMEAPKRATKFACNDEFQKLYKNLFGETKLTQKISILSGASAGIIESIVIVPFELVKIKLQDVNCKFNGPVDVLKDTVKKNGIKGLYNGLESTIWRNGVWNAGYFGIIFQVRELLPTAKNKNDKNKNDLIAGFIGGTVGVMVNTPFDVVKSRIQSDANDMVNGVRKYNWTWPSVVKIYNQEGFRALYKGFVPKVLRLGPGGAVLLVVFTNVMNFFRELQA; this is encoded by the coding sequence ATGTCGAACCAACCTGAAAAGCCATTAGCTTTCCGCTACCAATTCATGGCAGGTGCCATCGCTGGTATTTCCGAATTAACAGTAATGTACCCACTAGACGTTGTGAAAACAAGAATGCAATTACAAATATCACCTCCAATCATGGCGGCCGCCGCCGCCGGCACTTCCTCCTCCTCGACAATTCCtttatcatcttcctcTAAAGCAGCTGCATCCACCATATCAGAAAACTACACAGGTGTCATTGATTGTCTAAGCAAAATTGTAAAAAAGGAAGGCTTTTCAAGATTATATAAAGGTATATCATCCCCCATGTTAATGGAAGCACCAAAGAGAGCCACCAAATTCGCAtgtaatgatgaatttcaaaaactttaCAAGAATTTATTCGGTGAAACAAAATTGACTCAAAAGATTTCCATCCTAAGTGGTGCTTCTGCGGGGATAATAGAATCTATAGTCATTGTACCATTTGAATTGGTTAAGATTAAATTACAAGACGTTAATTGTAAATTTAATGGTCCAGTGGATGTCCTTAAGGATACagtgaagaaaaatggtaTTAAGGGTTTGTATAATGGGTTGGAATCCACTATATGGAGGAATGGGGTTTGGAACGCTGGttattttggaattatTTTCCAAGTAAGAGAATTGTTACCCACCGCAAAAAATAAGAAcgataaaaataagaatgattTAATTGCTGGGTTCATAGGTGGGACTGTAGGTGTTATGGTTAATACCCCGTTTGATGTCGTTAAATCAAGAATACAAAGTGACGCAAATGATATGGTGAACGGTGTTAGGAAATATAATTGGACGTGGCCATCTGTTGTGAAGATTTATAATCAAGAAGGATTTAGAGCTTTGTATAAAGGTTTCGTTCCAAAAGTTTTGAGATTAGGTCCAGGTGGTGCAGTTCTTTTGGTGGTGTTTACAAATGTTATGAATTTCTTTAGAGAACTACAGGcatga
- the ISU2 gene encoding putative iron-binding protein ISU2 (similar to Saccharomyces cerevisiae ISU2 (YOR226C) and ISU1 (YPL135W); ancestral locus Anc_8.647) yields MNSLIPKFTTRSIITLSNSATRPSVLLTKRLYHQKVIEHYTNPRNVGSLDKSQGNVGTGIVGAPACGDVIKLQIQVNDDTGIIENVKFKTFGCGSAIASSSYMTELVNGMSIDDAQKIKNIEIAKELSLPPVKLHCSMLAEDAIKAAIKDYRTKRTKATTLH; encoded by the coding sequence atgaactCACTAATACCAAAATTCACCACAAGATCAATAATAACTCTATCTAACTCGGCAACTAGACCTTCCGTACTATTGACAAAGAGACTATATCATCAAAAAGTCATTGAGCATTACACGAACCCAAGGAATGTTGGTTCATTAGATAAATCCCAAGGAAACGTTGGTACCGGTATAGTTGGTGCCCCTGCATGTGGGGACGTCattaaattacaaatacaaGTGAATGATGATACGGGGATTATTGAGAATGTTAAATTTAAGACATTCGGTTGTGGATCTGCAATTGCATCGTCATCTTATATGACTGAATTAGTTAATGGGATGTCTATTGATGATGCTCAAAAGATtaagaatattgaaattgcGAAGGAATTATCTTTGCCTCCTGTGAAATTGCATTGCTCCATGTTGGCTGAAGATGCTATTAAGGCGGCTATTAAGGATTATAGAACCAAGAGAACGAAGGCTACAACCCTACATTAA
- the DSC3 gene encoding Dsc3p (similar to Saccharomyces cerevisiae YOR223W; ancestral locus Anc_8.645) — protein MSKEPLLPSTNQHLSRSLPNSISSQQQQQQGTSSSLSRNGRINSRYIVIRFSDERIKDIELNITNVSLDVINTAWLRRMCRELRPSETTSHRLKFIRNGVLLNLHTNLKFQLSQYFNQVESEESDERENKIYVHCIVGTDILTPEELQDEDKMDEIGQNQDGTTTQAIGFDRLRAVGFSEQEVELLRQQFRATYGDLQNENDDYEQNQHPNNEQNNNNDIRQLEEQWMESGTNGNNGNVFDTNSDRFNSIPITNFKHNKDLLIGIFIGFTFGIFSFLLMKIDGLFNKRQKMSMFAGIMVNIIFCFVKGF, from the coding sequence ATGTCTAAGGAACCACTATTACCATCCACAAACCAACATTTATCAAGATCCCTTCCGAATTCCATATCAtctcaacaacaacaacaacaaggtacctcatcatcattatccaGAAATGGAAGAATAAACTCACGATACATAGTGATACGATTCTCAGATGAAAGaataaaagatatagaATTGAATATCACAAACGTTTCATTAGATGTAATAAATACTGCATGGTTAAGACGAATGTGTAGGGAATTAAGACCCTCTGAAACAACTTCTCATCGTTTGAAGTTCATTAGAAATGGTgttcttttaaatttacaTACTAATTTAAAATTCCAACTATCTCAGTATTTCAACCAAGTGGAATCTGAAGAAAGCGATGAAAGAGAGAATAAAATTTATGTGCATTGTATTGTTGGGACTGATATTTTGACCCCTGAAGAATTGcaagatgaagataagATGGATGAAATAGGTCAAAACCAAGATGGGACGACTACTCAAGCCATTGGGTTTGATAGATTGAGGGCCGTTGGGTTTAGTGAACAAGAAGTGGAATTGTTAAGGCAACAATTTAGGGCTACTTATGGTGACTTACAGAATGAGaatgatgattatgaaCAGAATCAGCATCCAAATAATGAacagaataataataatgatataagGCAATTAGAAGAACAATGGATGGAAAGTGGGACAAATggtaataatggtaatgtGTTTGATACAAATTCAGATCGGTTTAACTCAATTCCTATTACCAATTTTAAACATAACaaagatttattgattgGGATTTTCATTGGATTTACATTTGGTATATTTAGCTTTttgttaatgaaaattgacggattattcaataaaagACAAAAAATGTCAATGTTTGCCGGCATCATGGTTAATatcatattttgttttgtcAAGGGATTCTGA